In Oryctolagus cuniculus chromosome 14, mOryCun1.1, whole genome shotgun sequence, the genomic stretch GTGCACAGTTCCACCAGCACAGTCCCGAACAACAGGGGTGTGAGCTCTGGGGTTCACTTATATGCACATTGGGGGTGTTTTGGGGAGATTTATAACAACTTAAAAAGGCTTACAAGACAAACCAaagagtataaaaataaaaaaaattaagaaaatgttgGATGTCATGAATACATAACATTTGTAGATAATAGTATATTTTGTCACTGCTGTAAAATACACCCGGCTCtgttataaaaagttaaaatccaCACAGCTTAGCGCGCAGATGGACTTGGATGGCGTCGTGCACGGAGGTGCCGCGTTGGCCTGCAGCTGCCGCCGCCTGGTAGCTGCAGTGTGCCGAGCACGCCAGCACCGCCTCCTGTCGCCTCGCGGACGGCCCCCGGCCCCGTTCAGGGTCCACTGTGTGGGACCTGGTCACTGCTCAGCGCCCCTGCATCTTCACGGCGTGCAGCCCCTCCTTCTGCAACACAGCTGCCGCCTCATCCTCCCGGGTCTAACCCAGTCCTTACCTCGCTTTCCcatgctttaatttttatttcaagtttgTGTTTTATTCGCAATACCTTCTGGTATCCTGCCACTGCCCCACCCCTACCAAGATTAGATTCCCTGCTCGCACCAACAGCCCCCACGGCTGTCGCATGGACGCACACACCCTATTGCTGCCTACACACGCAGGAAATTTTTAGCAGTGGGCAAGCGCCTGGCCGCCCAGCCTGCGTTTCCCCGACTGATCACCCCGTCAGGAGCCCTGTCCCTCCCCCAGCACCGGCTGCGTCCCCGGCTGCGTCCGCGAGGGCTGCCCCATCTTGTGCAGCTCACGCCCGTGgctctgcaggtgcaggtgcagaagGCGTCTTCCGTGGTGGCGGTCCCATCACCGTCTGCGCTGTGACGAGTGTGCAGGACGCAGTGAGGAACTGACGGCCGCTGTCCACTCGCCGTGGACGGCCCGGCCCTCACGTTCCTCACGGCTTCTCTTTCTGTAGGTCCCAGACCACCACGAGCAAGACCCAGGACGGCCCACCGCAGAAGGCTGCGCTGAGAAGGAAGGGCTGGCTTCAGGTGCGTGCTCTGTGCTTTGGTCCTGCCGGGATCTGCCCAAGCCTGATTTGGTAGAGAACTGAGTATGTGTTGTTTAGAgagctaaatattttatttcctttttaaaaaaagattatttatttgaaaggcagagttacagagagagagagagagagaggtcttcatctgctggctcactcccaagatggctgcactggccagagctgggctgatgttttctaagatttatttatttggaaggcagaattacagaaagatgggcacacacacacacacacacaggtcttccatctgctggctcactccccaggtgaccacaatgaccaggactgggccaggccgaagccaggagccaggagcttattccatatctcccacatgggtgcaggggcccaagcccttgggccgtcttctgctgcttcccaggccacagcagagagctggatcggaagtggagcagccgggactcgaaccagcgcccataagggatactggcactgcagacggcggcttaacctgctacaccacagtgctggccctgtaaatattttcaaatcggCAGGGGAGAGTCCACACACTTCTCTGGATACATCGGCGGGGGCCGCACGCTGCGGCCTGTGTCCACCTGCAGCCTTGCAGCTGTGCGGGCAGAAGTGGGCTTCTGGTGGTCGGCTCGGCGCGCACTGCCTCCGTCTGTGCTCAGGGTCTCTGCTGAGAATCAGTTGTCCCGAGTACACTGATCCGAGGACTTCCAGCAGCGACGGCGTTTTAGGAGAGAAGCTCTTGGCCTGTGTGCGCTGGCTGGAGGGTTGGAGGATGCCCAGAGTGCAGTGGGGACTGCCGCGCCCGGCGCTGGCCGCCCCGAGAGCCAGAGGGGGTCCATTTGCTGACACACAGCAGCGGGTGCCCCCACCTTGCCCTCCGGTGCGGGCGAGTGAGACTGGGCCACCAGCACTCGGCGAGCAGAGGAGcgccgtgtgtgtgcgtgtgtgtgcgtgtgtgtgtccatgtgcgcTCCAGTATTCTTGAGCATCCAGGACAAGGAAGTGCCAGGGCCTCGGCAGAGCAGCACGGGAGGGAGCCGGAGGCTCTGCAGCTGGCCTCTGCCCTGACGGCGCTGCGAGCCTGGAACTCGGcttgggagaggtggggagagaagcCCGGGCTCGGGACACAGCCGCCGTGTGGAGCCCACAGTGGGCTCCTGACGGCCGCCCGAGGCAGCGCTGCGCTTGGTGGCTGGGCCTCAGAGCAGGGCTGAGCCGGCGCACGCCTGCACCCCAGAGTGACCAGGGCTGTCCCCGCTGGGCTGGCTCGGTGCCAGGTGGTGACCACAGTCCCCAGGCGTCTACCACAGCCTGGTTCTGCACTGGGCACGCACGGGGAGGAACTGACCTCACCCCAAGCCTTCAAGGCTCCTTGCAAATGAGGCTACAGAGAAGCCAGCAGTCCTGTGGAGAAGTGAGTGGGGGGCCCTGTGCCCCCTGCACCGGCGGGCGCTGCGGTGGGAAAGACGCGCAAGACGGGCGGAGGACAAGGCTCCAAAACCACAGGGGCGGGGACTCGGCTCAGGGAGGAATGGAGTTCGGAGTAGAGGAAGGGAACCAAATCCCGCCTTTAACATTTCCGGTAGATTGGGACGAGCGCCGGCCAACACTGAGATTAAAGATGCCCGATGCACACGGTTCCGGAGCAGCTCGGATCAGCACGAGAACTGGAGCAATGCAAGCTGAGGAGGGGGCCGAGGGCCCGGCTTGAAGTCTGACGCGGTCGGGGTCTCAGGACGGGGAAGCGGGGGAGGCGGTGCGGGCACAGGTGGTGAGGAGCTGCCGACGGGGCCAGAGGACGACGACTCACAGCTCGCACGGCCCGGGGCGGCCCGGAGAGGCCACGTGCACCCTGGAGCCAGCACAGTACAGTGGCAGACACCTGGGACGGACAGTCTGCTCTCAGTTCCAGCGACACAGGGCAGGCTGACTCCTGCAGAGCCGACAGACGGCAGAAGCCTTAAAAAGCGCGAACACTGGACAGCAAGTGCACGTCCTCAGGGCAGCCGAGGATCGCCAAGTGAGGGTTAGCCTACAGGCAGTGCTCGCAAAGGAATGGATGCAAAATTAAAACCAGCTATAAAAACACCAGTAAGTGAAAGCTTAAACCCAGAATCAGGAAAGCATCAACATCTGGGCTGTGGTCAATCAGAAAACAGACAGATGTCGAATGGGCACTTAGGAGAGAGGGGACGCGAAGCTGGCGGACGTGTGAGGcgtgcccccgcccccacgccgcGGGCGCAGGAGCCGTAGGCGCAGCCCAGAGCTCGGAGGTGCCGTCCCCTGCAGGCGAGTGCCCTGGAGACAGCCTGCGGGGGACACATCGGCATGGCCGCTCCAGGGCACACGGGCCAGCCCGGGGCCCTCAGCTCCGCTCCTGGGTCACAAGAAGAGGTGTGATGGGCTCATGTAGCCACGAGTGGGGGCCATCGCAGAGTCCCACCCAGGCTAAGATGAGTGACACACGGCCGAGGTGGCCACCGGCGCAGTGGCCAGCGCAGCGTCGCGTGGAGCAAAAGCCGCACGGGCACGGGGCTCCCAAACAAGCAGGAGGCGgtggagtgggtgaggggagaggaCACGGGCTGCCCCCTCGCTGCTCTGTGGCCCCACCCGCAGTGGGCAGTGGGCGAGGGGAGAGGACACGGGCTGCCCCCTCGCTGCTCTCTGGCCTCACCCGGAGCTGTCACTGAACCTTCACGGCTTATCTTTCTAGATGCACACGAGGGTTTTGTGCGCCCTTGTGCACGGTCCACAGCAGGACAGTAGGACAGAGCCTGGCGGCCGACACTCACCCCTCAGCTTGctcagggcggggcggggccagcccTGCTCAGCTGGGGAGGACAGTGTGGAACTGTGGGTGAGTCCACGAGAGGCAGCCACGCCTCGCCGGCTGGAGGTGCACCCCAGCCGCACACCAGTGGAGCTGAGGTCTCCACACTTGGCGGGTGCCATGCTCAGACTGGACTTCGGCTGCAGGAGGCGAGCTCCCCACAGCTGCGCCCTCCGTCCAGAGCCCCCCACCAGCTCACAGGCCCTGCCTGAGGCCTTGGCCTCCGAAAGCCCCTTGCTGCATCACTCGGCACCCACCAGTGTCCACCGTGTGTGGTCCCAGGAGAGGAGTCCCCTCGCTCACGGTCCTCGGTCATCAGCGTCACCATCCCCCTGGCAGGGGAGCAGGTACCACGGAGCTGAGCCTGCCACATGTGGTGGGGAGCTGATCTTTCTACAAAAACTGTGCCCACCACGGGACAGCCGGGGGCCGTGCCCACCACGGGATATCAGGAGGCCATGCCCACCACGGGACAGCCGGGGGCCGTGCCCACCACGGGACAACCGGGGGCCGTGCCCACCACGGGACAACCAGGGGCCGTGCCCACCATGGGACAGCCGGGGGCCGTGCCCACCACGGGACAGCCGGGGGCCGTGCCCACCACGGGATATCAGGAGGCCGTGCCCACCACGGGACAGCTGGGGGCCGTGCCCACCACGGGACAACCAGGGGCCGTGCCCACCACGGGACAACCAGGGGCCGTGCCCACCATGGGACAGCCGGGGGCCGTGCCCACCACGGGACAGATGGGGGCCGTGCCCACCATGGGACAACCAGGGGCCGTGCCCACCACGGGATATCAGGAGGCCATGCCCACCACGGGACAGCCAGGGGCCGTGCCCACCACGGGACAACCAGGGGCCGTGCCCACCACGGGACAGCCGGGGGCCGTGCCCACCACGGGACAGCCGGGGGCCGTGCCCACCACGGGACAGATGGGGGCCGTGCCCACCACGGGACAGCCGGGGGCCGTGCCCACCACGGGACAGCCGGGGACCATGCCCACCATGGGATATCAGGAGGCCGTGCCCACCACGGGACAGCTGGGGGCCGTGCCCACCACAGGATACGACTGAGAACTGAGCGTGCTACAGGTGGCCCCAATCCTTCCTGCCCTCTGAGACACACAGGCACTGAGGTGACCTCCCCAGGCAGGCTGGGCCTTCCACCCGCCCGCCCAGGCCCCTGCTCGGTGCACCGATGTGCAAAGGGGCCGACTCTGCCGCCTCCCAGCCCAAAGCTGGGGCCCTCCTGTCCGCTGCAGCCgggagccttggctgctcctgtccctgcctctccacTTCCCCCCGGCTGACCAGGCCGGCGCTGCCCCCAGGACTGCTGCTGTTCTGGGAGCACTGCCATCCCGCACCCAGCGTTGCTTCCCTGGCCTCGTGGTGGAGACGGCCGGGCCCACAGCGCTCACGCGAGTCGGGCCCCGCAGTCAGCCATGGGAACTGTCAAGCGAAGGCCTCAGCTGGGCGCTCTGCTGCCCACCCGGACTCCCAGGCCCAGAGGACAGGTTCGGGAATGGGCCGGCTGAGGAGCTGTGGCCACAAGAACGCCAGGTACCAGGGCAGGTGTTGAGCCGGTGCCGTGGGTCCAGCCTGGCTGACCTGGAGGGGGGGCGGGCTTCACGTCTGCCCCGTGAGCCGTTCCCACCAGCAGTCGGCTGTGCAAAGATGCGGGTCTCCTGCCTCTGGCGTCCGAGTGAGGAGCCCTGCGTGGctgggcgcggggcgcggggtgggggggcatggGGACACCGGAAGCACGGGTGCAGGGCGGGGAGACCCCTGAGGCCTGGCCGGGAGCCAAAAGCCCGAGCTGCACACGGGATTCTAAGACGCCCTGGGGCGCTGGGGGGACCCCACCACGCCGCAGCCTAATTTTTAAGAGTTCTCAGTCAACCAAAATAAGCTCCCAGTCAGAGCTCACCAAGAAAACTCCATCGTG encodes the following:
- the LOC138845264 gene encoding calcium-binding protein P-like, which codes for MWWGADLSTKTVPTTGQPGAVPTTGYQEAMPTTGQPGAVPTTGQPGAVPTTGQPGAVPTMGQPGAVPTTGQPGAVPTTGYQEAVPTTGQLGAVPTTGQPGAVPTTGQPGAVPTMGQPGAVPTTGQMGAVPTMGQPGAVPTTGYQEAMPTTGQPGAVPTTGQPGAVPTTGQPGAVPTTGQPGAVPTTGQMGAVPTTGQPGAVPTTGQPGTMPTMGYQEAVPTTGQLGAVPTTGYD